A stretch of the Vigna radiata var. radiata cultivar VC1973A chromosome 9, Vradiata_ver6, whole genome shotgun sequence genome encodes the following:
- the LOC106773037 gene encoding putative uncharacterized protein DDB_G0290521 has protein sequence MNNTRNVNHHHHRRGHSFNGFANIHPFSNTSSSQGKPGKISFESAKLATSEIDDLLSSTEGGKHDYDWLLTPPETPHLPSSEGLHQPALVPPRSSLGRPMSKTHASRLSVSLSENSNTHSHSRPARSGSVTRSPSRSSSILNTRPSSPITRSPSAARPSTPTSRQTTTPRTLLPRSLPSSTNSSPSSDTNRTRTSQGSRPSTPSSIPRPTIAATSRSPSRPSTPSRRHSLPSQLPSATRVARKPIVPPDFPLETPPNLRTTLPSDRPVSAGRSRPGAAVTLPLKPNSEMQTPVVTTMSRRQQSPIANRGRLSEFTSKSRGHANAGDASDVSARKSVKSSSPATDNNGLGRTISKKSLDMAIRHMDVVRNGSGTLRSLSSATLYPQSIRTSSTPNKTHHARGLSVPSSMNINGSLQSRNNGNNTNRKNGREKGEKQKQCLGKLNAVVDLYESYPYDSLLLKEDLNITNWLHSVDEKCDIFDNGFESLPEPFGLC, from the exons ATGAACAACACCAGGAACGTGAATCACCATCATCACAGAAGAGGTCACAGCTTCAATGGCTTTGCCAACATCCATCCCTTCTCCAACACAAGTTCTTCCCAAG GGAAACCTGGGAAAATTTCGTTTGAATCAGCAAAACTGGCCACAAGTGAGATTGATGATCTATTGTCATCCACCGAAGGAGGAAAGCATGACTATGATTG GCTCCTTACTCCCCCGGAGACCCCCCATTTACCATCATCAGAAGGTTTACACCAACCAGCTTTGGTGCCTCCAAGAAGCAGTTTGGGTAGACCAATGTCAAAAACTCATGCCTCAAGG CTTTCAGTCTCACTATCAGAGAACAGCAACACTCACTCTCACTCAAGACCAGCAAGAAGTGGTTCAGTGACTCGCAGTCCAAGCAGATCCTCCTCCATACTTAATACAAGGCCATCTTCTCCCATTACTCGCTCTCCATCTGCAGCAAGGCCTTCCACTCCAACCTCACGCCAAACTACAACACCAAGAACACTTTTACCACGCTCACTTCCCAGTTCTACCAACTCATCACCATCATCTGACACCAACAGAACTAGAACATCACAAGGCTCAAGGCCATCCACTCCAAGCTCAATTCCAAGGCCAACCATTGCTGCCACTTCAAGGTCTCCTTCACGGCCCTCTACTCCCTCTCGCCGCCATTCTCTGCCATCTCAATTACCTTCAGCCACGCGTGTTGCACGCAAGCCAATAGTTCCACCTGATTTTCCTCTTGAAACACCACCAAACCTCAGAACAACACTGCCTTCTGATAGACCTGTTTCTGCAGGAAGGTCTCGTCCTGGTGCCGCTGTTACTCTTCCTTTGAAACCAAACTCTGAAATGCAAACCCCAGTTGTTACTACCATGTCAAGGAGACAGCAATCTCCTATTGCCAACAGGGGGAGGCTCTCTGAGTTCACATCAAAAAGCCGTGGCCATGCAAATGCCGGTGATGCCTCTGATGTATCTGCAAGGAAATCTGTGAAGTCTTCGAGTCCTGCCACAGACAACAATGGTCTGGGAAGAACCATCTCAAAGAAATCACTGGATATGGCTATCAGACACATG GATGTTGTGAGGAACGGTTCAGGAACTCTTCGTTCACTTTCAAGTGCCACACTCTACCCTCAGAGTATTCGAACTTCTTCAACTCCCAACAAGACACACCACGCTCGAGGTTTGAGTGTTCCATCTTCAATGAACATTAATGGAAGCCTCCAAAGCAGAAACAATGGAAACAACACTAACAGGAAAAATGGCagagaaaaaggtgaaaagCAAAAACAGTGCTTGGGAAAATTGAATGCAGTGGTAGATCTGTACGAGAGTTATCCTTATGATTCACTGTTGCTTAAAGAAGATTTAAACATCACAAATTGGCTGCATAGTGTTGATGAAAAATGTGATATCTTTGACAATGGATTTGAGTCTCTGCCAGAACCCTTTGGACTCTGCTag
- the LOC106773580 gene encoding thioredoxin H9 gives MGNCLHKGYHSDGDSDHHVDFVSGNVQLITTKESWDQHLEQANRDSKIVVANFSATWCGPCKMIAPYFCNLSEKHSSIMFLLVDVDEMTDFSTSLDIKATPTFFFLKNGKEFDKLVGANKPELEKRIAAITGGVPHYRQ, from the exons ATGGGCAATTGTTTGCATAAG GGTTATCATAGTGATGGTGATTCTGATCATCATGTGGATTTTGTTTCTGGGAATGTGCAACTTATTACTACCAAAGAATCTTGGGACCAACATTTGGAACAAGCAAATAGGGATAGTAAAATT GTTGTTGCAAATTTCAGTGCAACCTGGTGTGGTCCTTGTAAGATGATTGCTCCATATTTCTGCAACTTGTCCGAGAAGCACTCCTCCATCATGTTCTTATTAGTGGATGTGGATGAAATGACT GACTTCAGCACTTCCTTGGACATCAAAGCCACACccactttcttctttcttaaaaatggaaaagagtTTGACAAACTTGTAGGAGCCAACAAGCCAGAGCTGGAGAAGAGGATTGCTGCGATTACTGGTGGAGTTCCTCATTATCGACAGTGA
- the LOC106773625 gene encoding transcription initiation factor TFIID subunit 11: protein MKQSKDPFEAAFEESPPESPTEIEADAIHNDSHNHNHNQNPIPSPSVLPLNPGPPQKASAAVKNKDKDKDDEEEEEEDNMDVELSKLPSTGDPHKMAKMQTILSQFSEEQMSRYESFRRAGFQRANMKRLLASITGTQKISVPMTIVVSGIAKMFVGEVVETARIVMKERKESGPIRPCHLREAYRRLKLEGKVFKRSASRLFR, encoded by the exons ATGAAGCAATCGAAGGATCCGTTCGAAGCAGCGTTCGAGGAATCGCCGCCAGAATCTCCGACGGAGATAGAGGCGGACGCAATCCATAACGATAGCCATAACCATAATCATAACCAAAACCCTATTCCTTCTCCTTCTGTTCTACCCCTCAACCCAGGGCCTCCGCAGAAGGCCAGTGCGGCGGTCAAGAACAAAGACAAAGACAAGGAcgatgaagaggaggaagaagaagacaacATGGACGTTGAGCTTTCCAAGCTCCCTTCCACCGGCGACCCTCACAAAATGGCCAAGATGCA gaCAATTTTATCTCAGTTCAGCGAAGAGCAGATGAGTAGATACGAGTCCTTCCGGAGGGCCGGGTTTCAGAGAGCTAACATGAAAAGG TTATTGGCTAGTATCACGGGGACCCAGAAGATTTCAGTGCCAATGACAATTGTAGTATCAGGCATTGCAAAAATGTTTGTTGGTGAAGTTGTTGAAACAG CTAGAATAGTTatgaaagaaaggaaggaaTCTGGACCAATTCGGCCTTGTCATCTGAGAGAAGCATATAGACGGCTAAAACTTGAAGGAAAAGTCTTTAAGAGATCAGCCTCAAGGCTCTTCCGGTAG